The Palaemon carinicauda isolate YSFRI2023 chromosome 33, ASM3689809v2, whole genome shotgun sequence genome contains a region encoding:
- the LOC137626161 gene encoding uncharacterized protein, translated as MMYYVIVVFPCFHSTLTPFNHLSLPPTSHLPPFTLSSPSLKPLHPHSLASPSLHPMLSLLSPSALPPFTLCSPSFHPMLSLFSPCALPPPPPSPSPLLSLPSPPFTLSPLLIRLLPLHSLHPLLHVTLSSPSITLSLASPSSLLRLSSPSFTLSLVSPSLHPLPPLLVSVPYTRLDVSNQTKISHHHQSAIASVVMNSPNHRHKNMSEAFVLQ; from the exons ATGATGTATTATGTCATCGTTGTTTTTCCGTGCTT CCACTCCACCCTCACTCCCTTCAATCACCTCTCCCTCCCTCCTACCTCTCATCTACCGCCCTTCACCCTCTCCTCTCCCTCCCTGAAGCCCCTCCACCCACACTCCCTCGCCTCTCCCTCCCTTCACCCTATGCTCTCTCTCCTTTCACCCTCTGCTCTCCCTCCTTTCACCCTCTGCTCTCCCTCTTTTCACCCTATGCTCTCCCTCTTTTCACCCTGtgctctccctcctcctcctccctctccttcccctctcctttccctcccttcccctcccttcACCCTCTCCCCTCTCCTTATCCGTCTCCTCCCCCTCCATTCCCTTCACCCTCTCCTTCACGTcaccctctcctctccctccaTCACCCTCTCCCTCGCTTCACCCTCTTCTCTCCTCCGTCTCTCCTCTCCCTCCTTCACCCTCTCCCTCGTCTCTCCCTCCCTTCACCCTCTCCCTC ctctactagtcagcgTCCCCTATACCAGGTTggatgtgagcaatcagactaaaatctcccaccatcaccaatctgcaatcgccagtgtggtgatgaattcGCCAAATCACAGAcataagaacatgtctgaagcatttgtcctgcagtga